In Nycticebus coucang isolate mNycCou1 chromosome 9, mNycCou1.pri, whole genome shotgun sequence, the following are encoded in one genomic region:
- the LOC128594913 gene encoding butyrophilin subfamily 1 member A1-like isoform X3: MILRLHFNKLALPLFSFSDKCKKDKEELQKKLEDLQKEIGRRKEQFKFVWRNAPLYADWRKEEFQSVNVTLDEATAHPVLFVSENGRQVTWQERSEDLPSSKQRFDSLPCVLGQLKITLGRCFWEVEVGTAGSWDMGICRDNVTRNWKVTMSPQNGFWAIRLYEGEYWALTSPETQLTLRDHPHRVGIFLDFEAGDVSFYNMADGSHIFTFPQSTFYSALRPLFRLWSSDSGPLTIVQEKENTLTL; encoded by the exons atgaTATTGAGGCTTCATTTTAATAAACTGGCgctccctctcttctctttttcagaTAAGTGTAAAAAAGATAAAG aagaacttcagaaaaaacttg aAGATCTTCAGAAAGAAATAG GTAGAAGGAAGGAGCAATTCAAATTTG TCTGGAGGAATGCACCATTGTATGCTG ATTGGAGAAAAGAAGAATTCCAGTCTG TAAATGTGACCTTGGATGAAGCTACTGCCCATCCTGTGCTCTTTGTGTCTGAAAATGGGAGACAAGTAACCTGGCAAGAAAGGAGTGAAGATCTACCCAGCTCCAAACAGAGATTTGACTCCCTTCCTTGTGTGCTGGGTCAGCTGAAAATTACCTTGGGGAGATGTTTCTGGGAGGTAGAGGTTGGGACTGCTGGGTCCTGGGACATGGGAATTTGTAGGGACAATGTAACAAGAAATTGGAAGGTCACGATGTCTCCACAGAATGGATTCTGGGCCATCAGACTGTATGAGGGGGAGTACTGGGCCCTCACCTCCCCAGAAACTCAGCTTACACTGAGAGACCACCCCCACAGAGTAGGGATATTCCTGGATTTTGAGGCCGGAGATGTATCATTCTACAACATGGCAGATGGATCCCACATATTCACTTTCCCCCAAAGCACATTCTATAGTGCTTTGAGACCTCTTTTCAGGCTTTGGTCCTCTGACTCAGGGCCCCTGACCATTGTCCAGGAGAAGGAGAACACATTAACATTGTAA